From the Primulina tabacum isolate GXHZ01 chromosome 15, ASM2559414v2, whole genome shotgun sequence genome, one window contains:
- the LOC142526384 gene encoding uncharacterized protein LOC142526384 has protein sequence MSSTTPPEFQSLTATDGDNSTMDYLESETADLNLNPPFPSMGYTENASATFLSSGNPCLDFFFHIVPHTPPESVVERLKISWDHDPVTTLKLICNLRGVRGTGKSDKEGFYAAALWMHQNHPKTLACNLKVVAQFGYFKDLVEILYRLLEGPEIRAEKKSDWRSSKKGKGRTRKHYFCAKKKKKSDDPKEADEKRLLRARVPREKRVAANAVKVKEEMEKARKLKHLKVSNMSKRAEERYDQDANYRFLHDKISVLFAELLKSDIQALNSNEFNKISLAAKWCPTIDSSYDKATLICKNIAKILFPLESSPEYDGIGEDQYVFMVRNRLRKEVLVPLHQVLKLPEVYMSAKQWEAVPYERVASVAIRNYTDIFLHRDNKRFKEYLENVKAGNAKITAGALLPHEIIEKNSKGSSGAAIVSELQWKRIVDDLLLKKGKLTNCLAVCDVSGSMYGTPMEVAVALGLLVSELSEEPWKGHVITFSAEPELHLIKPGNLRSKTEFIRNMDAGFNTDFQRVFDRILEVAVNGNLGEDKMIKRLFVFSDMEFDEASVSPWETDYMVIQRKFREKGYENVPEIVFWNLRDSSATPVTATQNGVALVSGFSKNLLTLFLEEGGKISAEDASKLASDDGNKASPGGEMNPEATMEAAISGDLYQKLVVHD, from the coding sequence ATGTCTTCCACAACTCCACCAGAATTCCAGAGCCTCACCGCCACCGACGGCGATAACTCCACCATGGATTACCTCGAATCGGAAACGGCAGACCTGAATCTTAACCCTCCATTTCCCTCAATGGGCTATACTGAAAATGCTTCAGCGACCTTCTTGTCCTCTGGTAACCCTTGTTTGGACTTTTTTTTCCACATAGTACCCCACACGCCCCCTGAGTCTGTAGTTGAAAGATTGAAAATTTCTTGGGACCACGATCCTGTCACAACACTGAAATTGATCTGCAATCTGAGGGGTGTTAGAGGTACTGGGAAATCAGACAAGGAAGGTTTCTACGCTGCGGCGCTTTGGATGCATCAGAACCATCCGAAAACTTTGGCGTGTAATCTGAAGGTTGTTGCGCAGTTTGGATACTTTAAGGATCTCGTTGAGATCCTATACAGGCTTCTTGAAGGGCCCGAGATTCGAGCGGAGAAGAAAAGTGATTGGAGGAGCAGTAAGAAGGGGAAGGGGAGAACGAGGAAACATTACTTTTGTgctaaaaagaagaaaaaaagtgATGATCCGAAGGAGGCGGACGAGAAGCGGTTACTGAGGGCTAGAGTTCCAAGGGAGAAAAGGGTAGCTGCTAATGCCGTAAAAGTGAAAGAAGAAATGGAGAAAGCAAGGAAATTGAAGCATTTGAAGGTGTCGAATATGTCAAAAAGAGCCGAAGAAAGGTATGATCAAGATGCCAACTATAGGTTCTTGCATGATAAGATTTCAGTCCTTTTTGCGGAGTTGTTGAAATCCGATATACAAGCTCTGAATTCGAATGAATTTAACAAAATTAGTCTTGCAGCGAAATGGTGTCCCACCATTGATTCTTCATATGATAAGGCCACTTTGATATGCAAGAACATAGCTAAAATACTTTTTCCACTTGAATCGTCACCGGAATATGACGGCATAGGTGAAGATCAGTATGTATTTATGGTGAGAAATAGGCTGAGAAAAGAAGTTCTTGTTCCGCTGCATCAGGTCTTGAAATTGCCCGAGGTGTATATGAGTGCGAAACAATGGGAAGCGGTTCCATACGAACGTGTTGCATCGGTGGCAATTAGGAATTACACTGATATTTTCTTGCACAGGGACAATAAAAGGTTTAAAGAATATCTTGAGAATGTGAAGGCTGGGAATGCAAAGATTACGGCAGGGGCGTTGCTTCCTCATgagattatcgaaaagaatagTAAAGGCAGCAGTGGAGCAGCCATTGTCTCAGAGTTGCAGTGGAAACGAATTGTAGATGACCTGCTGCTGAAGAAGGGGAAATTGACGAATTGTCTTGCAGTTTGTGATGTTTCGGGTAGCATGTATGGTACTCCAATGGAAGTCGCTGTTGCTCTTGGGTTACTAGTTTCTGAACTTAGTGAAGAGCCATGGAAAGGGCATGTGATAACATTTAGTGCGGAACCTGAGCTGCATTTGATTAAACCTGGTAATCTCAGGTCCAAGACAGAGTTTATCCGGAACATGGATGCAGGTTTTAACACCGATTTCCAAAGGGTTTTCGACAGGATTTTGGAAGTTGCAGTTAATGGAAACTTGGGCGAGGATAAGATGATAAAAAGACTGTTTGTTTTTAGCGACATGGAGTTTGATGAAGCCTCTGTGAGTCCATGGGAAACAGATTATATGGTGATACAGAGGAAATTTCGGGAGAAGGGATATGAAAATGTGCCTGAGATTGTGTTTTGGAACCTTAGGGACTCTTCTGCTACCCCTGTGACTGCTACACAAAATGGGGTTGCTTTGGTTAGTGGCTTTTCCAAGAATCTACTAACCCTTTTCTTGGAGGAAGGGGGGAAAATTTCAGCGGAAGATGCTAGTAAGCTTGCTAGTGATGATGGCAACAAAGCATCACCAGGTGGAGAAATGAATCCCGAAGCTACCATGGAAGCTGCTATATCTGGTGACCTGTATCAGAAACTCGTTGTGCATGATTGA